A window of Comamonadaceae bacterium OTU4NAUVB1 contains these coding sequences:
- a CDS encoding MaoC family dehydratase N-terminal domain-containing protein, whose translation MTSDAPTPVVARLDPRALLARGFEPVEQRYGERDSILYALGCGLGGDAMDEGPLRYVYEGAAGGLRALPTLINVLGYGGFWADRPDTGITWRRLVHAEQAIVLHRPLAARGHVVGRNRVTGLHDKGAGKGALMVQQREVTDATSGEPLATVTQTTMLRADGGFGGAHGTPLAAPHAVPDRASDAVCDLPTSPRAALLYRLSGDFNPLHADPAVARTAGFPRPILHGLATMGVALHAVLRTLLGYDAGDVRGMRVRFVAPVLPGETLRTELWRDGAVVSLRTTALARGVVVLGAGRVDLA comes from the coding sequence ATGACGTCCGACGCCCCGACCCCGGTGGTCGCGCGGCTCGATCCCCGGGCGCTGCTGGCACGCGGCTTCGAGCCCGTCGAGCAGCGCTACGGCGAGCGCGACAGCATCCTCTACGCGCTCGGCTGCGGCCTGGGCGGCGACGCGATGGACGAGGGCCCGCTGCGCTACGTCTACGAAGGCGCCGCCGGTGGACTTCGGGCACTGCCCACCTTGATCAACGTGCTGGGCTACGGCGGCTTCTGGGCCGACCGGCCGGACACCGGCATCACCTGGCGCCGGCTCGTGCATGCCGAGCAGGCGATCGTGCTGCACCGCCCGCTGGCGGCGCGGGGGCACGTCGTCGGCCGCAACCGCGTGACCGGCCTGCACGACAAGGGCGCCGGGAAGGGCGCGCTGATGGTCCAGCAACGCGAGGTGACCGACGCCACGAGCGGCGAGCCGCTCGCCACCGTCACGCAGACCACCATGCTGCGCGCGGACGGCGGCTTCGGCGGCGCGCACGGCACGCCCCTGGCGGCCCCGCACGCCGTGCCCGACCGCGCGTCCGATGCGGTCTGCGACCTGCCGACGTCCCCGCGCGCCGCGCTGCTCTACCGCCTGAGCGGAGACTTCAATCCGCTGCATGCCGATCCGGCCGTGGCGCGGACGGCGGGGTTCCCGCGCCCCATCCTGCATGGCCTGGCGACCATGGGCGTGGCCCTGCATGCCGTGCTGAGGACGCTGCTGGGCTACGACGCCGGCGACGTGCGCGGGATGCGCGTGCGCTTCGTGGCGCCGGTGCTGCCCGGCGAGACGCTGCGCACCGAGCTGTGGCGCGATGGCGCGGTGGTGTCGCTTCGGACGACGGCGCTGGCGCGCGGCGTGGTCGTGCTCGGCGCGGGCCGCGTCGACCTGGCCTGA
- the fabG gene encoding 3-oxoacyl-ACP reductase FabG has product MDLQIRDKVAIVTGSARGLGAATARRLAEEGAHVVVTDILREQAEATAAALVADGLSAHCVVADITKAAEVQGLVDETVARFGGVHILVNNAGFPRDRYLVKMSEDDWDLVMEVMLKGAFLASRAVMPRFIEQGWGRIVNISSRAHFGNPTQANYSAAKAGLIGMAKALAIEEGRYGVTVNCVAPGFMETEMVQALATYETIKERAVALQPIKRVGKPADIADAVAFLASERAGFITGEVLHVTGGRYG; this is encoded by the coding sequence ATGGATCTGCAGATCAGGGACAAGGTCGCCATCGTCACGGGCTCCGCGCGCGGCCTGGGCGCCGCCACGGCACGCCGGCTGGCCGAGGAGGGCGCGCACGTCGTCGTCACCGACATCCTGCGCGAGCAGGCCGAGGCCACCGCCGCCGCGCTGGTCGCCGACGGCCTGTCGGCCCATTGCGTCGTCGCCGACATCACCAAGGCCGCCGAGGTGCAGGGGCTGGTGGACGAGACGGTGGCGCGCTTCGGCGGTGTCCACATCCTCGTGAACAACGCCGGTTTTCCCCGCGACCGCTACCTGGTCAAGATGAGCGAGGACGACTGGGACCTGGTGATGGAGGTGATGCTCAAGGGCGCCTTCCTGGCCAGCAGGGCGGTGATGCCCCGTTTCATCGAACAGGGTTGGGGCCGCATCGTCAACATCAGCTCGCGCGCGCACTTCGGCAATCCGACGCAGGCCAACTACTCGGCCGCCAAGGCCGGGCTGATCGGCATGGCCAAGGCGCTGGCGATCGAGGAGGGACGCTACGGCGTCACGGTGAACTGCGTGGCCCCGGGCTTCATGGAGACCGAGATGGTGCAGGCGCTCGCCACCTACGAGACCATCAAGGAACGCGCCGTGGCCCTGCAGCCGATCAAGCGCGTGGGCAAGCCGGCGGACATCGCCGACGCCGTGGCGTTCCTGGCCTCGGAGCGCGCCGGCTTCATCACCGGCGAGGTGCTGCACGTGACCGGTGGCCGCTATGGCTGA
- a CDS encoding enoyl-CoA hydratase-related protein, which produces MAEFVRCEVTAGVAVLTLDNPPLNVVCRGLTQALDRALDAVEADASVRAVVVTGASDRAFCAGSDIAEFQPLMTPGRIGPEKLALQHRVFGRLDDLAKPTVAALNGLAFGGGLEIAVCCDLIVADETARLALPEIKLGVFPGSGGAVRVTRRVGEGRAKELMFLGEPIDAATALAWGLINRVAPRGTALAAALALATTLALRPPLALALCKRAIDLSFDLTEDAAIAAALPLSERVFTSAESREGVRAFLARETPRFPDFRIPAGAPGALKD; this is translated from the coding sequence ATGGCTGAGTTCGTGCGCTGCGAGGTGACGGCCGGCGTCGCCGTCCTGACGCTGGACAACCCGCCCTTGAACGTCGTGTGCCGGGGCCTGACGCAGGCGCTGGACCGCGCCCTCGACGCCGTCGAGGCCGACGCGTCGGTGCGCGCGGTGGTGGTGACGGGCGCGAGCGACCGCGCCTTCTGCGCGGGCTCGGACATCGCCGAGTTCCAGCCCCTGATGACGCCGGGCCGCATCGGTCCGGAGAAGCTGGCGCTGCAGCACCGCGTGTTCGGCCGGCTCGACGACCTGGCGAAGCCGACCGTCGCGGCGCTCAACGGCCTGGCCTTCGGCGGCGGGCTGGAGATCGCGGTGTGCTGCGACCTGATCGTGGCCGACGAGACGGCGCGCCTCGCGCTGCCCGAGATCAAGCTGGGCGTCTTTCCCGGCAGCGGCGGCGCGGTGCGCGTCACCCGCCGCGTGGGCGAAGGGCGCGCCAAGGAGCTGATGTTCCTCGGCGAGCCGATCGACGCGGCCACGGCGCTGGCCTGGGGCCTGATCAACCGCGTCGCGCCGCGCGGCACCGCGCTGGCGGCCGCCCTGGCGCTGGCGACCACGCTGGCCCTGCGGCCGCCCCTGGCGCTGGCGCTGTGCAAGCGCGCCATCGACCTGAGCTTCGATCTCACGGAGGACGCGGCCATCGCCGCCGCGCTGCCGCTGTCCGAACGGGTCTTCACCTCGGCCGAGTCCAGGGAAGGCGTGCGCGCCTTTCTGGCCCGGGAGACGCCGCGGTTTCCCGACTTCCGCATTCCCGCCGGTGCCCCCGGTGCCTTGAAAGACTGA
- a CDS encoding acetyl-CoA C-acetyltransferase — MKRAAIVSPLRTPIGAFGGGLRTVPVEELGATVARAIVERTGLDPARIEDVVFGHSYMNGEVPCTGRWIALQAGFPIGVAGMQLDRRCGSGLQAIATAAMMVQTGVADVVMAGGVESMSNVEYYTTDMRWGKRAGTVAFHDRLERGRERSQPESRFGRISGMIETAENLARDHGISREASDAFALRSHQRAAAAWASGKFAQEVVPVDVPQRKGDPVRVERDEGIRGDLTLEQLARLRPIAKGGVVTAGNACQQNDAAAACLIVAEDRLEALGLTPIGYLHSWAAAGCEPSHMGIGPVPAVAKLFARNGLGFDDMGLVELNEAFACQALAVAKGWGWNDPERFNVNGSGISLGHPVGATGVRIMTSLLHEMDRRGARYGLETMCIGGGQGLAAVFERA, encoded by the coding sequence ATGAAACGCGCAGCCATCGTCTCGCCCCTCCGCACGCCCATCGGTGCCTTCGGCGGGGGTCTGAGGACCGTGCCCGTGGAGGAACTCGGCGCGACCGTCGCCCGGGCCATCGTCGAGCGCACCGGCCTCGACCCGGCCCGCATCGAGGACGTCGTCTTCGGCCATTCGTACATGAACGGCGAGGTGCCCTGCACCGGCCGCTGGATCGCGCTGCAGGCGGGTTTCCCGATCGGCGTGGCGGGCATGCAGCTCGACCGCCGCTGCGGCAGCGGCCTGCAGGCCATCGCGACGGCCGCCATGATGGTGCAGACCGGCGTGGCCGACGTGGTCATGGCCGGCGGCGTCGAGAGCATGAGCAACGTCGAGTACTACACCACCGACATGCGCTGGGGCAAGCGCGCGGGCACGGTCGCATTCCACGACCGGCTGGAGCGTGGCCGCGAGCGTTCGCAGCCCGAATCGCGCTTCGGCAGGATCAGCGGAATGATCGAGACGGCCGAGAACCTGGCGCGCGACCACGGCATCAGCCGGGAGGCATCCGACGCCTTCGCGCTGCGCAGCCACCAGCGCGCCGCCGCCGCCTGGGCGTCGGGCAAGTTCGCCCAGGAGGTGGTGCCGGTGGACGTGCCCCAGCGCAAGGGCGACCCGGTGCGGGTGGAACGCGACGAGGGCATCCGCGGCGACCTCACGCTGGAACAGCTGGCCAGGCTCCGACCGATCGCCAAGGGCGGCGTCGTCACCGCCGGCAACGCCTGCCAGCAGAACGACGCGGCGGCGGCCTGCCTGATCGTGGCCGAGGACCGGCTCGAGGCGCTCGGCCTCACGCCCATCGGCTACCTGCACAGCTGGGCGGCGGCCGGCTGCGAGCCCTCGCACATGGGGATCGGCCCGGTGCCGGCGGTGGCCAAGCTGTTCGCGCGCAACGGCCTGGGCTTCGACGACATGGGCCTGGTCGAGCTCAACGAAGCCTTCGCCTGCCAGGCCCTGGCGGTGGCCAAGGGGTGGGGCTGGAACGATCCGGAGCGCTTCAACGTCAACGGCTCGGGCATCTCGCTGGGCCATCCGGTCGGCGCGACGGGCGTGCGCATCATGACCTCGCTGCTGCACGAGATGGACCGGCGCGGCGCGCGCTACGGCCTGGAGACCATGTGCATCGGCGGCGGGCAGGGGCTGGCGGCGGTGTTCGAGCGCGCCTGA
- a CDS encoding CoA transferase, with translation MTYPFLNRLRVIESSAFIAAPLAGLTLAQHGADVIRIDMIGGGIDYRRMPRMPHPQGRGRSLYWTALNKGKRSVAVDLRRPEGRELIQALVTAPGPEAGVLLTNIGTPWLDHGVLAGRRADVVSCTIQGNGDGSTAVDYTVNTSTGYPLVTGDGSAQRPVNHVLPAWDIACAYQAAFGILAAVDRRRRTGEGAELKLALSDTAFTLLSHLGVLAEVELLKQERPSIGNHLYGAFGRDFATADGQRLMVVAISAGQWKCLVSACGIAAGVADLQQRTGLDLSDEACRFEARDAIADLLVPWFAARDRACAERELKAGNATYGGYDTVSELLARDPRFDASRNPVFERIDTPGVGEHIAAGSALRAAGLARAPTAPAALLGAHTDEVLHDVLGLDGAAIGRLHDAGVVAGTEADPTVG, from the coding sequence ATGACCTATCCCTTCCTGAACCGGCTGCGGGTCATCGAGAGCTCGGCCTTCATCGCCGCGCCCCTCGCGGGGCTGACCCTGGCTCAGCACGGCGCCGACGTGATCCGCATCGACATGATCGGTGGCGGCATCGACTACCGCCGCATGCCGCGCATGCCGCATCCCCAGGGGCGGGGCCGCAGCCTCTACTGGACGGCGCTGAACAAGGGCAAGCGCTCGGTCGCCGTCGACCTGCGCCGCCCGGAGGGCCGCGAACTGATCCAGGCGCTGGTCACCGCCCCCGGTCCCGAGGCCGGCGTGCTCCTGACCAACATCGGCACGCCCTGGCTGGACCACGGCGTGCTCGCCGGGCGGCGCGCCGACGTCGTCAGCTGCACCATCCAGGGCAACGGCGACGGCAGCACGGCGGTCGACTACACGGTCAACACGTCCACCGGCTACCCGCTGGTGACCGGCGACGGCTCCGCGCAGCGACCGGTCAATCACGTGCTGCCGGCCTGGGACATCGCCTGCGCCTACCAGGCGGCCTTCGGCATCCTGGCGGCGGTGGACCGGCGCCGGCGCACCGGCGAGGGGGCCGAGCTGAAGCTGGCCCTGTCCGACACCGCCTTCACCCTGCTGTCGCACCTGGGCGTGCTGGCCGAGGTCGAGCTCCTGAAGCAGGAGCGGCCGTCCATCGGCAACCACCTCTACGGCGCCTTCGGACGCGACTTCGCGACCGCCGACGGGCAGCGGCTGATGGTCGTGGCGATTTCGGCCGGCCAGTGGAAATGCCTGGTGTCGGCCTGCGGCATCGCGGCTGGCGTGGCCGATCTGCAGCAGCGCACGGGGCTCGACCTGTCCGACGAAGCCTGCCGTTTCGAGGCCCGCGACGCGATCGCGGACCTCCTGGTGCCCTGGTTCGCCGCGCGCGACCGGGCGTGCGCGGAGCGCGAACTGAAGGCCGGCAACGCCACCTACGGGGGCTACGACACGGTGTCGGAGCTGCTGGCGCGCGATCCGCGCTTCGACGCGTCCCGTAATCCGGTGTTCGAGCGCATCGACACCCCCGGCGTCGGCGAGCACATCGCCGCCGGCTCGGCGCTGCGGGCGGCGGGTCTGGCGCGCGCGCCCACCGCGCCGGCCGCGCTGCTCGGCGCCCACACCGACGAGGTCCTGCACGACGTGCTGGGCCTGGACGGCGCGGCCATCGGCCGGCTGCACGACGCCGGCGTGGTCGCCGGCACCGAAGCCGACCCCACCGTGGGATGA